One Microplitis demolitor isolate Queensland-Clemson2020A chromosome 2, iyMicDemo2.1a, whole genome shotgun sequence DNA segment encodes these proteins:
- the LOC103579713 gene encoding active breakpoint cluster region-related protein: MSVFGDFQRVWVERFPDSALPAAWEEDVRANLIKHKQKVATLREELEKEEFYVEYLERLLADVEHHRKLAANSNSGSVNVSPTGTKNKRSHKISESADDNPAKTPPSLPVRKDISKLQDKCVSELSCSLNSSRRPKSEIPKSPTKTADAVRRNSDPDIPSNYVTVIEVTGSSKKDSSTKNTDEFKENDKTKNSDDAEDGDAEASEEEPYYDSVALDQTGEYVYIDARIPIINNDRNARRPPSLPDSPGNRSNYVNIDYFIQHRVAIDSEDEEAANSAPAILLRALSTDNETGSSDAEPLSLSEGSLESPTPTTPRRQPKDHEDDRVSMVKCIVNSVVESETVYVECLTVMLQYMKAIRATLTTSQPVISEEEFGTMFYKIPELHALHQNFLDELRGKLDKWDTKTSIGEQFKAMASNINLYGAFLHNYARATDTVRRCSTNSAQFGDITRDIRLRGNPKGPGLSLEDLLHKPVARVQKNALVLHDLLKHTPTSHADHVPLSEALAMTRHFLDEFNIIQTKSMFPSHDRAQRRLVKNSFIVELADGHRKLRHLFLFNDVIACAKYKASGRDKFTFELKWYVPVAEAIVMEDGVEPREASPANVVALRSQACTVRDQILWEERNDEKKNRLGRCSEKNRKKLAELEAQLVLASPNLLLRVSHKNQHRAQSSCYTFFLSSEFERSQWIEAVEALQQGGQPPGSLPLSMYELQAWVTACRTYLQTDMGSYLMRSGRDESLLLGDLHLTLLGLTPPGLDRPGDLYIVVEVDSYGHYFKRAKSRVVRGQAPTWGETFVVELEGSQNLRILLYEECAGRSVLRGKCTQRLSRSWLQSDPIERSLNLGPTSLDVGLKFVPSEVTLRRVPSAKPQGLFGAKIQQVCKREKRDVPFIITACVREVERRGMNEVGLYRVSGSASDVTKLRKSFESNSYEAEQLLKEVDVHSVTGVLKLYLREMPEALFTDALYPSFLEAFQTGDLARGSALRRVYENLPSVNKAVIDFLLAHLKRVNKNETQNKMSLHNLATVFGPTLLRPGTNNSRNDPKSRDPLAAGTVDVMAQAGILYYFLQQNNIITRENNQSL; the protein is encoded by the exons ATGAGTGTATTTGGTGATTTCCAACGTGTCTGGGTCGAAAGATTTCCCGACAGTGCGTTACCCGCTGCCTGGGAAGAAGACGTTCGTGCTAATTTAATAAAGCACAAGCAAAag GTCGCGACGTTGAGAGAAGAACTTGAGAAGGAAGAATTTTATGTCGAGTATTTAGAGAGGCTGCTTGCTGATGTTGAGCATCACCGGAAGTTAGCTGCCAATTCGAACTCTGGGTCTGTAAATGTTTCACCCACGGGTACAAAAAATAAGCGGTCTCACAAAATAAGTGAATCTGCTGATGATAATCCTGCAAAGACACCGCCTTCGCTGCCGGTTCGCAAGGACATCAGTAAACTCCAGGACAAGTGCGTGTCCGAGTTGAGCTGCTCGCTGAATTCGTCACGCAGACCCAAGAGTGAAATCCCAAAGAGTCCGACAAAAACAGCTGATGCTGTAAGAAGAAACAGCGATCCTGATATTCCGAGTAATTACGTCACCGTGATTGAAGTAACTGGCAGCAGCAAGAAAGACAGCAGTACCAAGAACACCGACGAGTTTAAAGAAAATGACAAGACCAAGAACAGCGACGACGCTGAAGACGGTGATGCAGAAGCTTCTGAAGAAGAGCCGTACTATGATTCGGTGGCGCTGGACCAAACTGGAGAGTATGTTTACATTGACGCACGGATtccgataataaataatgaccgCAATGCTAGAAGACCTCCTTCATTGCCAGACTCCCCGGGTAATCGCAGTAATTATGTTAATATCGATTACTTCATACAGCACCGGGTTGCGATTGACAGCGAGGACGAAGAAGCCGCGAATTCTGCGCCGGCGATACTTCTCCGGGCTCTGAGTACCGATAACGAGACGGGAAGCAGTGACGCAGAACCTCTGAGCCTCAGTGAAGGCAGCCTCGAGTCTCCTACACCCACGACTCCTCGGAGGCAACCTAAAGACCATGAGGATGACAGAGTTTCTATGGTTAAATGTATCGTTAACTCAGTTGTCGAGAGCGAGACTGTTTACGTTGAGTGTCTCACTGTCATGTTGCAGTACATGAAAGCGATACGAGCAACTCTAACGACTTCCCAGCCGGTTATTTCGGAGGAAGAGTTCGGTACCATGTTCTATAAGATACCAGAACTTCATGCCCtgcatcaaaattttctggaCGAGTTGCGAGGCAAGCTCGATAAATGGGACACCAAAACGTCTATTGGTGAACAGTTCAAAGCCATGGCgagtaatattaatttgtatgGAGCATTTTTGCATAATTATGCCCGTGCTACTGACACGGTACGAAGATGCTCGACAAATTCGGCCCAATTTGGCGACATAACGCGTGACATAAGATTGCGAGGGAACCCGAAAGGTCCTGGATTGTCGCTGGAAGATTTGCTGCACAAACCTGTTGCTAGAGTACAAAAGAATGCGCTGGTACTGCATGACCTCTTGAAGCATACGCCCACGAGTCATGCGGATCATGTTCCGTTATCGGAAGCACTGGCGATGACGAGACATTTTCttgatgaatttaatattattcaaacaaAATCAATGTTTCCGAGTCATGATCGCGCGCAGAGACGGCTGGTTAAAAATTCCTTCATTGTCGAGTTAGCTGATGGACATCGTAAATTAAggcacttatttttattcaatgacGTTATCGCTTGCGCAAAGTACAAGGCTTCGGGCAGGGATAAATTTACCTTTGAATTAAAATGGTACGTTCCTGTAGCCGAGGCCATTGTAATGGAAGATGGTGTGGAACCGCGGGAAGCGAGTCCTGCAAATGTTGTTGCCTTGAGATCGCAGGCTTGTACTGTGAGAGATCAAATACTGTGGGAAGAGCGTAATGATGAGAAGAAAAATCGTCTCGGCAGATGTTCTGAGAagaatagaaaaaagttgGCTGAGTTAGAAGCCCAATTAGTCCTCGCGTCACCAAATCTGCTGCTAAGAGTTTCGCACAAAAATCAACATCGCGCGCAAAGCAGCTGCTACACTTTCTTTTTATCCAGCGAATTCGAGCGCTCGCAGTGGATCGAGGCAGTAGAGGCGCTTCAGCAGGGAGGGCAACCTCCGGGGTCTTTGCCTCTGTCTATGTACGAGCTCCAGGCCTGGGTCACCGCGTGTCGGACTTACCTGCAAACCGACATGGGAAGTTACTTGATGCGCTCCGGCCGCGATGAAAGTCTCCTTCTAGGGGATTTACATCTGACGTTACTAGGACTCACCCCTCCAGGACTAGATAGACCTGGGGATTTGTACATCGTCGTCGAGGTCGACAGCTACGGACATTATTTCAAGCGCGCAAAGAGCCGCGTTGTGCGTGGACAGGCTCCCACTTGGGGAGAGACTTTCGTTGTTGAGCTCGAGGGCAGTCAGAATCTCAGGATTCTGCTCTACGAAGAATGCGCTGGCAGATCGGTACTCAGAGGCAAGTGCACGCAGCGTTTGAGTCGATCCTGGCTCCAATCAGATCCCATTGAAAGATCTCTTAATCTCGGACCTACTAGTTTGGATGTCGGGTTGAAATTCGTCCCTTCTGAAGTTACTTTGAGACGAGTTCCTTCCGCAAAACCTCAAGGGCTTTTTGGTGCTAAAATTCAACAAGTTTGCAa acGAGAAAAACGTGATGTTCCATTTATAATAACAGCTTGTGTCAGAGAAGTTGAACGTCGAGGTATGAATGAAGTCGGACTTTATCGTGTGTCAGGTTCAGCATCAGATGTCACTAAATTACGGAAATCATTTGAAAGTAATTCGTATGAAGCTGAGCAACTTTTAAAAGAg GTTGATGTCCATTCAGTAACAGGAGTCTTGAAACTTTATCTACGTGAAATGCCAGAAGCTTTATTTACCGATGCACTGTACCCGTCATTCTTGGAGGCCTTTCAAACCGGGGACCTGGCCCGAGGCTCGGCACTGCGCCGTGTCTATGAAAACTTGCCGTCCGTCAACAAGGCGGTGATTGATTTCCTACTCGCGCACTTGAAGCGGGTAAACAAAAATGAGACACAGAACAAAATGTCATTGCACAATTTAGCGACAGTATTCGGGCCGACATTACTGCGTCCCGGTACCAATAACTCTCGCAATGATCCCAAGAGCCGGGACCCACTGGCTGCCGGTACCGTTGACGTGATGGCACAAGCTGGGATactctattattttctacaacaaaataatatcattACGCGGGAAAACAATCAATCGCTTTAA
- the LOC103579714 gene encoding tyramine beta-hydroxylase isoform X1, whose translation MKLVIVTLIIIGLNSAFGNKVNELPIHSVALGSQATLYWRVEPTKEVIQFEIHFTAEDRAWFAIGFSDRGEITPADYCILWSDWHLKVHFQDAWSDEKGTIEVDDHQDCKDFVWKRSNVGNMTKFSFTRKFDTCDDSDYIIERGTTHIVWSKGTGPLSSLNGLNVVNNAISSGMSRTELLRMVAYQRPKFPPDTWKYQLLADHVNIPDVETTYWCRVEKLPKALRQKHHVLQFGPVIQSGNEHLVHHMEVFHCAGAPNSIIPFYNGPCDAKDRPQATQVCKKVLAAWAMGADAFIYPKEAGLSVGGELFNQYIMLEVHYNNPERIKGTVDSSGIEFYLTKTLRKYDAGVIELGLEYTDKMAIPPHQELFELSGHCVTECTGIGLPQNGIFVFGSQLHTHLTGTAVRTRHIRDGNELSPLNYDNHYSTHFQEIRLLPEPVHILPGDSLITTCTYNTMERSNVTLGGFAISDEMCVNYIHYYPNARLEVCKSAISDDALRTYFRYMREWENQKTDFDAAVSSSYQNIEWTKVRIAALHDLYQAAPLGMQCNGSDGSRLPGLWNNVAATQVKLPLAPPARDCQSLVNNYIDLDGFM comes from the exons atgaaACTAGTAATCgtaacattaataattatcggtCTGAATTCGGCTTTCGGAAATAAAGTCAATGAATTACCGATTCATTCAGTAGCACTCGGGTCACAAGCAACTCTTTACTGGAG agtcGAGCCAACAAAGGAGGTCATACaatttgaaattcattttACTGCTGAAGACCGCGCGTGGTTCGCTATAGGATTTTCAGACCGTGGAGAAATAACGCCTGCTGATTATTGCATTTTATGGAGTGATTGGCATCTTAAAGTTCactttcaa gATGCATGGTCAGACGAAAAAGGAACAATTGAAGTTGATGACCACCAAGACTGCAAAGATTTTGTTTGGAAGCGATCAAATGTCGGGAACATGacgaaattttcatttactcgTAAATTTGACACATGCGACGATAGCGATTATATTATCGAG AGAGGAACCACCCACATTGTTTGGTCTAAAGGTACCGGACCGCTTTCATCTCTCAACGGATTGAATGTCGTCAACAACGCAATCTCCTCGGGAATGTCACGGACTGAATTACTTCGTATGGTGGCTTATCAGCGGCCCAAATTCCCCCCAGACACTTGGAAGTACCAGTTGCTAGCCGACCATGTGAATATTCCTGATGTAGAAACCACTTATTGGTGTCGGGTTGAGAAACTTCCCAAAGCTCTCAGGCAAAA GCATCATGTCCTGCAATTCGGACCAGTGATACAAAGTGGCAATGAACACTTGGTCCATCATATGGAAGTATTTCATTGCGCTGGAGCACCAAATTCTATTATCCCTTTTTACAATGGCCCTTGTGACGCTAAAGATCGTCCTCAGGCAACTCag gtcTGCAAAAAAGTATTGGCGGCATGGGCAATGGGCGCGGATGCGTTCATTTATCCAAAGGAAGCTGGTCTGTCAGTTGGCGGGGAACTTTTCAATCAGTATATAATGCTGGAGGTTCATTACAATAACCCGGAACGCATCAAGGGGACAGTTGACTCCTCAGGAATTGAATTTTATCTCACTAAGACACTGAGGAAATATGACGCGGGTGTTATTGAACTTGGGCTTGAGTATACCGATAAAATGGCCATTCCCCCTCatcaa gaattatttgaattatctgGACACTGTGTAACAGAATGTACTGGCATTGGACTACCACAAAACGGTATCTTTGTATTTGGATCACAACTACATACTCATTTAACTGGGACAGCAGTACGTACACGTCATATACGTGACGGTAATGAATTATCACCGCTTAATTATGACAATCATTACTCAACACATTTTCAAGAGATAAGATTACTTCCTGAACCAGTACACATCTTACCG GGCGACTCGCTGATTACCACCTGCACTTACAATACCATGGAAAGAAGCAACGTGACCCTCGGTGGATTCGCTATTTCTGATGAAATGTGCGTTAATTACATCCATTACTATCCTAACGCGAGATTAGAAGTTTGCAAAAGTGCAATCAGTGACGACGCGCTGCGCACTTACTTCAGATATATGAGAGAATGGGAAAATCAGAAGACAGATTTTGATGCTGCTGTGTCTAGTAGCTACCAAAATATTGAATGGACAAAAGTACGCATTGCAGCTCTGCATGATCTATATCAAGCCGCACCTCtag GAATGCAATGTAATGGCTCAGATGGATCACGTTTACCTGGACTTTGGAACAATGTTGCTGCTACTCAAGTTAAATTACCTCTTGCTCCGCCTGCTAGAGATTGTCAGTCTTTggttaataattacattgatCTTGATggttttatgtaa
- the LOC103579714 gene encoding dopamine beta-hydroxylase isoform X2, translating to MELRNSILYAVISWFAYFCVLYFQSIVECSHFIILVEPTKEVIQFEIHFTAEDRAWFAIGFSDRGEITPADYCILWSDWHLKVHFQDAWSDEKGTIEVDDHQDCKDFVWKRSNVGNMTKFSFTRKFDTCDDSDYIIERGTTHIVWSKGTGPLSSLNGLNVVNNAISSGMSRTELLRMVAYQRPKFPPDTWKYQLLADHVNIPDVETTYWCRVEKLPKALRQKHHVLQFGPVIQSGNEHLVHHMEVFHCAGAPNSIIPFYNGPCDAKDRPQATQVCKKVLAAWAMGADAFIYPKEAGLSVGGELFNQYIMLEVHYNNPERIKGTVDSSGIEFYLTKTLRKYDAGVIELGLEYTDKMAIPPHQELFELSGHCVTECTGIGLPQNGIFVFGSQLHTHLTGTAVRTRHIRDGNELSPLNYDNHYSTHFQEIRLLPEPVHILPGDSLITTCTYNTMERSNVTLGGFAISDEMCVNYIHYYPNARLEVCKSAISDDALRTYFRYMREWENQKTDFDAAVSSSYQNIEWTKVRIAALHDLYQAAPLGMQCNGSDGSRLPGLWNNVAATQVKLPLAPPARDCQSLVNNYIDLDGFM from the exons ATGGAGTTGAGGAATTCAATATTATACGCCGTCATCTCGTGGTTCGCATACTTTTGTGTGCTCTACTTTCAGTCTATTGTCGAATGCtcacattttattattct agtcGAGCCAACAAAGGAGGTCATACaatttgaaattcattttACTGCTGAAGACCGCGCGTGGTTCGCTATAGGATTTTCAGACCGTGGAGAAATAACGCCTGCTGATTATTGCATTTTATGGAGTGATTGGCATCTTAAAGTTCactttcaa gATGCATGGTCAGACGAAAAAGGAACAATTGAAGTTGATGACCACCAAGACTGCAAAGATTTTGTTTGGAAGCGATCAAATGTCGGGAACATGacgaaattttcatttactcgTAAATTTGACACATGCGACGATAGCGATTATATTATCGAG AGAGGAACCACCCACATTGTTTGGTCTAAAGGTACCGGACCGCTTTCATCTCTCAACGGATTGAATGTCGTCAACAACGCAATCTCCTCGGGAATGTCACGGACTGAATTACTTCGTATGGTGGCTTATCAGCGGCCCAAATTCCCCCCAGACACTTGGAAGTACCAGTTGCTAGCCGACCATGTGAATATTCCTGATGTAGAAACCACTTATTGGTGTCGGGTTGAGAAACTTCCCAAAGCTCTCAGGCAAAA GCATCATGTCCTGCAATTCGGACCAGTGATACAAAGTGGCAATGAACACTTGGTCCATCATATGGAAGTATTTCATTGCGCTGGAGCACCAAATTCTATTATCCCTTTTTACAATGGCCCTTGTGACGCTAAAGATCGTCCTCAGGCAACTCag gtcTGCAAAAAAGTATTGGCGGCATGGGCAATGGGCGCGGATGCGTTCATTTATCCAAAGGAAGCTGGTCTGTCAGTTGGCGGGGAACTTTTCAATCAGTATATAATGCTGGAGGTTCATTACAATAACCCGGAACGCATCAAGGGGACAGTTGACTCCTCAGGAATTGAATTTTATCTCACTAAGACACTGAGGAAATATGACGCGGGTGTTATTGAACTTGGGCTTGAGTATACCGATAAAATGGCCATTCCCCCTCatcaa gaattatttgaattatctgGACACTGTGTAACAGAATGTACTGGCATTGGACTACCACAAAACGGTATCTTTGTATTTGGATCACAACTACATACTCATTTAACTGGGACAGCAGTACGTACACGTCATATACGTGACGGTAATGAATTATCACCGCTTAATTATGACAATCATTACTCAACACATTTTCAAGAGATAAGATTACTTCCTGAACCAGTACACATCTTACCG GGCGACTCGCTGATTACCACCTGCACTTACAATACCATGGAAAGAAGCAACGTGACCCTCGGTGGATTCGCTATTTCTGATGAAATGTGCGTTAATTACATCCATTACTATCCTAACGCGAGATTAGAAGTTTGCAAAAGTGCAATCAGTGACGACGCGCTGCGCACTTACTTCAGATATATGAGAGAATGGGAAAATCAGAAGACAGATTTTGATGCTGCTGTGTCTAGTAGCTACCAAAATATTGAATGGACAAAAGTACGCATTGCAGCTCTGCATGATCTATATCAAGCCGCACCTCtag GAATGCAATGTAATGGCTCAGATGGATCACGTTTACCTGGACTTTGGAACAATGTTGCTGCTACTCAAGTTAAATTACCTCTTGCTCCGCCTGCTAGAGATTGTCAGTCTTTggttaataattacattgatCTTGATggttttatgtaa
- the LOC103579715 gene encoding putative phospholipase B-like lamina ancestor: MLKVVGASWLQTRISTYIIATVATIGVGAIILSEFGKRVENDGIYSARVVYNRKSGYRVDFWGQNNDLMSLPMGTARAYFKHRTHKTGWSILEIETSPNYPDEIQAFAAGLLEGSLTWLLIHLHWFNTIATVCVGDRRETCDIIRQQLRENSQVARTHAKLLGAEDPFWHMVRLFYAQLDGLKEGWNYELTRNQQEVEIPDEDFIWLAMVSDLSNFGLHDSQRAGIGGIFFKNLTQESDVEPLLALVHNTAAPYRKMLRLLKKYTFGYHINSEKNSKRVPTRSIVTSSYPGALSSQDEYYGLLKEDTKDLMILAGTPLTIKTESHDNLEDSKSENNIQSSKPNVVMTAAKIMAANWLATDVQSWSRMIARRDGSENTRQLLQWVILRPGDSSVWVVEQHPLMTHAIDFTKIIKEKGYLFSDGNSLLINKEIHMMNMESTVKTIKNDLEKELKLIDIESNLNSEDSKNYSRVSHEEYLKLLLQSSNSSLHFKFIEKDLPTSIDTMTFRGDLETIPTAIGVIDSKITLVNSNGFVDFQATSGPAWSNDDKIPFQWSESFPGISHLGQPDKFKFPSINPHWVWF, from the exons ATGTTGAAAGTTGTCGGCGCCTCGTGGCTACAAACTCGCATCTCCACTTACATTATCGCTACCGTTGCGACAATTGGCGTTGGTGCGATCATTCTAAGTGAATTTGGCAAAAG AGTCGAGAACGATGGAATATATTCAGCAAGAGTTGTCTACAATCGTAAAAGTGGATACCGTGTGGATTTCTGGGGTCAAAATAACGATCTGATGTCATTGCCCATGGGAACAGCACGGGCATATTTCAAACACCGGACCCACAAAACCGGCTGGTCGATCCTAGAAATCGAGACCTCTCCGAATTATCCAGATGAGATCCAAGCTTTCGCTGCGGGGTTACTCGAAGGCAGTCTGACCTGGCTGCTAATTCATCTCCACTGGTTCAATACGATAGCCACGGTCTGCGTTGGAGACCGCAGGGAAACTTGCGACATAATCCGGCAGCAACTTCGGGAAAATTCCCAAGTCGCGAGAACTCACGCAAAGCTTCTGGGAGCTGAAGACCCATTCTGGCACATGGTACGACTTTTTTACGCTCAGCTGGACGGTTTGAAAGAGGGCTGGAACTACGAACTCACTAGGAATCAACAGGAAGTTGAAATACCTGACGAAGATTTTATTTGGCTGGCTATGGTTTCAGATTTATCAAACTTCGGGCTTCACGATTCGCAGCGCGCTGGCATAgggggaatttttttcaaaaatttaactcaGGAGTCCGATGTCGAACCGCTTTTAGCGCTGGTTCACAACACCGCCGCACc GTACAGAAAAATGCTAAggctgttaaaaaaatatactttcggTTATCATATtaacagtgaaaaaaattctaaacgCGTACCAACACGTTCTATAGTTACGTCATCTTATCCGGGTGCTTTGTCGTCCCAAGATGAATACTACGGACTTTTGAAAGAAGACACTAAAGATTTAATGATTCTTGCCGGTACTCCTCTAACGATCAAAACAGAATCTCATGATAATTTAGAAGACAGTAAAtctgaaaataatattcagtCAAGTAAACca AACGTCGTTATGACGGCAGCTAAAATAATGGCAGCAAACTGGTTAGCGACGGACGTACAATCTTGGTCGCGAATGATCGCCCGCAGAGATGGATCAGAAAATACACGTCAATTATTGCAATGGGTTATTTTACGTCCTGGTGATTCATCAGTCTGGGTTGTAGAGCAGCATCCACTTATGACTCATGCGATtgatttcactaaaataattaaagaaaagggTTATTTATTTAGCGACGGTAATTCgctgttaattaataaagaaattcaCATGATGAACATGGAATCTACagtgaaaacaattaaaaatgatctggaaaaagaattaaaattaattgatattgaaagtaatttaaattcagaagacagtaaaaattattcacgGGTCAGCCACGAggaatatttgaaattattattgcaatcATCTAATTCGagtttacattttaaatttatcgaaaaagaCTTACCGACGTCGATAGATACTATGACATTTCGCGGAGATCTTGAAACAATACCGACAGCTATTGGTGTTATTGATTCGAAAATAACGCTGGTTAATAGCAATGGGTTTGTTGATTTCCAAGCAACATCTGGGCCAGCTTGGTCCAATGATGACAAGATTCCTTTCCAATGGTCTGAGTCATTTCCTGGTATCTCTCACCTCGGTCAgcctgataaatttaaattcccaAGTATTAATCCACATTGggtttggttttaa
- the LOC103579717 gene encoding tRNA (cytosine(72)-C(5))-methyltransferase NSUN6 — MYRNCFRDEIKEELFEDFKRIRKNNFDAEIKLNELITWLRTTPKVTTIRINTLTSSAEKTIKSLMKKKKLSITQYPKLPELLSVTKDQDLVQTGIINGLKEAVVDASCGAAVLRGAHVFAPGVMGLVYANLDEQVNVFADVTGHCKKGLSKIYDCPSKIFIGCGLLKQTRGEIFRDNSSGLAIYLKKTTSGLPQLSNDDLEDGLLQNLPSIICSRILDPRPGDLVLDMCAAPGNKTTHISALMNNVAGLIAIDKIQSKVDKLRANCRASGSNVKIFCFNSINAVDDAADKTRDFCKIEPPFAPETFDKILLDGPCSALGQRPQLFNKITVKQLRSFVALQRKLFSTAVELLKPGGTLVYSTCTVTVAENEGIVAWALNNFPSLKLSSARKIYESFDLEGFPGSTGYDVDNLSSEESSYLLRFGPESDTIGFFIALFIKNQEV, encoded by the exons atgtatagaaattgttttagagatgaaataaaagaagaattgtttgaagattttaaaagaatacgaaaaaacaattttgacgctgag attaaattaaatgaattgatAACTTGGCTACGAACGACACCAAAAGTAACGACGATAAGAATAAATACACTGACAAGTAGCGcagaaaaaacaataaaaagtttgatgaaaaaaaaaaaattatctattactCAGTACCCAAAATTACCAGAATTACTATCAGTAACCAAAGACCAAGACCTGGTGCAAACTGGAATTATTAATGGCCTAAAAGAAGCCGTCGTCGATGCAAGTTGCGGCGCTGCTGTGCTACGAGGAGCCCACGTTTTTGCTCCAGGGGTAATGGGACTCGTCTACGCGAATCTAGACGAGCAGGTCAATGTCTTCGCAGACGTCACTGGCCACTGCAAAAAAGGTCTGTCAAAAATTTACGATTgtccttcaaaaatattcataggCTGCGGACTGCTCAAGCAGACTCGCGGTGAAATTTTCCGTGACAACAGCAGCGGGCttgctatttatttaaaaaaaacaacatcCGGACTACCACAGCTCAGTAACGATGATCTAGAAGACGGTTTGCTGCAGAACCTGCCTTCGATAATTTGCTCCAGGATTCTAGACCCGCGTCCCGGGGACCTGGTGCTCGATATGTGCGCGGCACCCGGTAATAAAACGACTCATATTTCTGCTCTGATGAATAACGTCGCGGGATTGATTGCTATCGACAAAATCCAATCGAAGGTCGATAAATTACGAGCTAATTGTCGCGCTTCTGGATCCAATGTaaagattttttgtttcaattcaaTAAACGCCGTCGATGACGCTGCTGATAAGACGAgagatttttgtaaaattgagCCGCCGTTTGCTCCAGaaacttttgataaaattttgctgGACGGTCCTTGCAGTGCTCTAGGTCAACGACCTCAGCTATTCAATAAGATAACAGTCAAACAGTTGCGATCTTTCGTCGCTTTACAACGTAAATTATTTAGCAca GCTGTGGAACTTTTGAAACCTGGTGGCACGTTGGTCTACTCCACATGCACGGTAACAGTCGCCGAGAACGAAGGAATAGTCGCTTGGGCGCTCAACAATTTTCcttctttaaaattatcttcagCGCGTAAAATTTACGAGTCGTTTGACCTAGAAGGCTTTCCTGGATCCACTGGCTATGATGTAGATAACTTATCAAGCGAAGAATCTAGTTATCTATTGCGATTCGGACCGGAGAGCGATACCATTGGATTTTTTATCGCGCTGTTCATAAAAAATCAAGaggtttga